The proteins below are encoded in one region of Streptomyces marianii:
- a CDS encoding ISL3 family transposase, with translation MNSDDTGINEAATRLLGLEGVSVTQVKDDGAGGSTVYVVTSEDSARACPSCGVFATRLKDYRTTRPRHLPCGGRPVSIRWRKARWYCAEPACERGSFTEAIHAVPAGMRTTTALRRAAGAAVCDGSRTVVQAGRDLSLSWPIVQRCFEDYAATVLPETPPATEAVGIDETRRGKPVWAQNPATQKWELVADAWHIGFVDAIGGQGLFGQVEGRNATSVADWLSSQPASWRAQVRYVAIDLCSTFRAAVHRALPHATVVVDCFHIVQLAQRHLADLRRRLTWRQHGRRARKGDGIYTVRKLLRRNKEDLTEDQRLLLKTELEYMGTYGRQIHAAWQAKELLRDLLGLAVSRTHHAPDRSAISAARHRFFTHVADHAHLHELLTLAETIEQWWDGIETYLTTGITNAASEGNNRLIKLEARNAFGFRNRANQRLRSRCATTRRSRRQAHPH, from the coding sequence TTGAACAGCGACGATACCGGCATCAACGAAGCGGCAACGCGACTTCTGGGGCTGGAGGGGGTGAGTGTGACGCAGGTCAAGGACGACGGGGCGGGCGGTTCGACGGTGTACGTGGTCACGAGCGAGGACTCCGCCCGGGCCTGCCCCTCGTGCGGGGTCTTCGCCACCCGGCTGAAGGACTACCGCACCACCCGGCCCCGGCACCTGCCCTGCGGTGGACGCCCTGTGAGTATCCGGTGGCGCAAGGCACGCTGGTACTGCGCCGAACCCGCGTGCGAGCGCGGCTCGTTCACCGAGGCGATCCACGCGGTGCCCGCCGGGATGCGCACCACCACCGCCCTGCGCCGGGCGGCGGGGGCCGCGGTCTGCGACGGATCCCGCACCGTCGTGCAGGCCGGCCGCGACCTGTCCTTGAGCTGGCCCATCGTGCAGCGATGCTTTGAGGACTACGCCGCGACGGTCCTGCCCGAGACGCCGCCCGCGACCGAGGCGGTCGGGATCGACGAGACCCGGCGGGGCAAGCCGGTCTGGGCCCAGAACCCGGCCACGCAGAAGTGGGAACTGGTCGCGGACGCCTGGCACATCGGCTTCGTCGACGCGATCGGCGGGCAAGGACTGTTCGGGCAGGTCGAAGGCCGCAACGCCACCTCGGTCGCCGACTGGCTCAGCTCCCAGCCCGCATCCTGGCGGGCACAGGTGCGCTACGTCGCCATCGACCTGTGTTCCACCTTCCGCGCCGCCGTCCACCGTGCCCTGCCGCACGCGACCGTGGTCGTCGACTGCTTCCACATCGTGCAACTCGCCCAGCGCCACCTCGCCGACCTGCGCCGACGCCTCACCTGGCGGCAGCACGGCCGCCGGGCCCGCAAGGGCGACGGCATCTACACCGTCCGCAAACTCCTGCGCCGCAACAAAGAAGACCTCACCGAAGACCAACGCCTCCTCCTGAAGACCGAGTTGGAGTACATGGGTACCTACGGCCGGCAGATCCACGCGGCCTGGCAGGCCAAGGAACTCCTGCGCGACCTCCTCGGCCTGGCCGTCAGCCGCACCCACCACGCCCCCGACCGCTCCGCGATCTCCGCCGCCCGCCACCGCTTCTTCACCCACGTCGCCGACCACGCCCACCTGCACGAACTCCTCACCCTCGCCGAGACCATCGAGCAGTGGTGGGACGGCATCGAGACCTACCTGACCACCGGCATCACCAACGCCGCCTCCGAAGGCAACAACCGCCTCATCAAGCTCGAAGCGCGTAACGCCTTCGGCTTCCGCAACCGCGCCAACCAGCGCCTACGCTCACGCTGTGCGACCACCCGCCGGAGCCGACGGCAGGCGCACCCCCACTAA
- a CDS encoding aminopeptidase P family protein, translating into MPSTAESATPAPFTADDYRARMARAARSAAEAGLSGLLVAPGPDLVHLTGYQPVPTERLTFLVLVEGQDPVLVVPTLEAPDVASAAGGAALRLRDWTDGKDPYAVTAALLEGRGRYGISDNAWAMHLLGMQRELPGTTYTSLTRTLPMLRAVKDERELARLAAAGAAADETYREILKVRFSGRRETDVAADLAGLLLRFGHSQVDFTVVGSGPNGANPHHEAGERTIEEGDMVVLDFGGLKHGYGSDTSRTVHVGEPTEEERRVHDVVREAQQAGYEAVRPGAACQDVDRAARAVIDDAGYGAYFVHRTGHGIGVTTHEPPYMIEGEEQPLVPGMCFSVEPGIYLPGRFGVRIEDIVTVTETGGRRLNNTPRELAIVE; encoded by the coding sequence ATGCCCAGCACCGCAGAGTCCGCGACGCCGGCGCCCTTCACCGCCGACGACTACCGGGCGCGGATGGCCCGGGCCGCCCGGTCCGCCGCCGAGGCCGGGCTCTCCGGTCTCCTCGTGGCCCCCGGCCCGGACCTGGTCCACCTCACCGGCTACCAGCCCGTGCCGACCGAACGGCTGACCTTCCTGGTCCTCGTCGAGGGCCAGGACCCGGTGCTGGTCGTGCCGACCCTGGAAGCCCCGGACGTGGCGAGCGCGGCCGGAGGAGCCGCGCTCAGGCTGCGCGACTGGACCGACGGCAAGGACCCGTACGCCGTCACCGCCGCACTGCTCGAAGGCCGCGGCCGCTACGGGATCAGCGACAACGCCTGGGCCATGCACCTGCTCGGCATGCAGCGCGAACTGCCCGGCACGACGTACACCTCGCTCACCCGGACCCTGCCCATGCTGCGCGCGGTCAAGGACGAGCGGGAGCTGGCCCGGCTTGCGGCGGCCGGGGCAGCCGCCGACGAGACGTACCGCGAGATCCTCAAGGTGCGCTTCTCCGGCCGCAGGGAGACCGACGTGGCCGCCGACCTCGCCGGACTGCTGCTGCGTTTCGGGCACTCGCAGGTGGACTTCACCGTCGTCGGATCGGGCCCGAACGGGGCGAACCCGCACCACGAGGCCGGTGAACGCACGATCGAGGAAGGCGACATGGTCGTCCTCGACTTCGGAGGGCTCAAACACGGCTACGGCTCCGACACCAGCCGGACCGTCCACGTCGGGGAGCCGACCGAAGAGGAGCGGCGGGTCCACGACGTCGTGCGCGAGGCGCAGCAGGCCGGGTACGAGGCGGTCCGGCCGGGTGCCGCCTGCCAGGACGTCGACCGGGCGGCGCGCGCGGTGATCGACGACGCCGGCTACGGGGCGTACTTCGTCCACCGCACCGGCCACGGGATCGGCGTCACCACGCACGAGCCGCCGTACATGATCGAGGGGGAGGAGCAGCCGCTGGTCCCGGGGATGTGCTTCTCCGTGGAGCCCGGCATCTATCTCCCCGGCCGCTTCGGGGTGCGGATCGAGGACATCGTGACCGTCACGGAGACGGGCGGCCGGCGGCTGAACAACACGCCGCGCGAGCTGGCGATCGTCGAGTAG